Within the Kluyveromyces lactis strain NRRL Y-1140 chromosome A complete sequence genome, the region ATTAAGTTATATGGTGGTGATCCAGCTAACTTCTTGGATTGTGGTGGTGGTGCCACTCCGGAAACTATCGAAACTGCTTTCAAGTTGATCTTGTCCAACGATAACGTCGATGCCATCTTCGTTAACATTTTCGGTGGTATTGTCAGATGTGATTTCGTCGCTCAAGGTCTAGTCGCTGCTACCAAGAACTTGTCTGTCAAGGTCCCAATTGTTGCTCGTCTACAAGGTACCAACTTGGAACAAGGTAGACGAATTATCGCTGAATCCGGTTTGAAGATCTATTCCTTCGACGAATTGGACCCAGCTGCTGAAAAGGTTGTTGAGTTGACTAATAGCAAATAAGCGAGCGTCTGAAAAAGTGTTTCCCAActgttctttctctctctctctctctctttgttttttttcttgtcaCTTATACACCATTCGTGCAAACAAATCATATACATATTCAATAACCCAAATTTACGctgacgatgatgataacGATTATGATCATGATAACAACCAGTTGTTAAATCTCTCTTACGATATATTATAAATAGGAATACAAATTTCTACGTAACCATTTACACTACTGCTACTACTCTCGCACCATTTATAAAAAACCTATCTAAAGCAGCCTTTTAGCAAACTATCAGTCTTCTttattttatcatcaacagaaaATGGATTTCATCCCAtaaatatgtatatatatatgtaataTGAGTACACATGGAAACACATCCGATATATAAATGTATAACACACATCGTAGATTCTTTAACAACAGTATGCTCTTATACATTAACATATCTGTATAAGAAACATCAATGCATCACCGATCTTCCctcaaaagagaaaaagtaATGAGAGCGGGGCAAACAGCTTGCACCAAGGAACGATTTTGAATGTTTAGAAACGCTAATAAAGGTATCGCTTTATTGAGTGGCAGCAGATGGAGTAGCTTTATCAACGATTTTCTCAACAACAGGCTTTTCGGCACCGTTAATAATGTATTTCACAATCTGCGATGCCGAATCGCCTTCTTCTATCCTATATTTAATAATCCGTCCAATTTGGTAACCAGCAGTACaacccaagaaaaaattcacAGACGCAAGTAAATAGTTCTTTGGTTTAATAACAAACGACCAACGGGTCCAAATCAAAGCCGTAGCCAACAAAGACAGATTCTGAGTACCTGATAATTTATCCACCGGTCTTTTTGTATCACTGAACCCTGCAAAAACCAAACCCCATTTCAAAGTTGGAGCCCAGAAATGCACAGTCTTTGGACCAGTTTCAGAGTTCATAAACCTCCTGAAGGCGTTCCCAGCTGCTGAAGACATTATGATTATTCCGATTTATACTGTTTCAACAGATAccaccaaaaaaaaagaatagaaaaaTCAAGAATAGAGCAATCTCTCTGCAATTGACACTATTTACCGGTTACTGTATGTGTTGCACGCAATGGACACTTCAAAATGAGTTTCAGATTAAGATGTTCCTGTATGTGGTAGTGTAAAACTCAACTTTATACACTCTTCGTTggattttttttatttttggGATGCTCTGTAAATTATTCAGATGAATGATCCTTTGAGCAATGATGTCAAggtacatatatatatatatatatatatatataggACGTAATAAATTTATAACAAATGCCAGAGAAGTAAACAGTGTGAAGCATACGTCCACCGTAAAGTGCAATCCCTAGGGTATATATTCGAGTGGGTCAGTGGATCTTGATTACCTATCACAGAGTATGTAGCTCGGTCGATGCGGTCTATATTtttcagaaaaaaaaaagttttgttcattcttcaaaattaGTTTTATTCCGGTGGGGGGAGGGGAAGATGACCTTAACAGGAAAAACAGGAAAACTGAATAAAGGAAAAGACCGAACTGGTTACCCGGAGAACGTAAGGTCACGTGGGATATTTTACGTATATCTCCAAGACAAAAGCTTTTTTGAATATCCAAAAATCTGGAGTAAACACCCAGACATTATGTCTTTGATCGGGTAACATATACTTAAGGCTTTGCccatctttttttttttgtttttcttcttttcaaaacGCCAGAATATCCAGACGCGTCGAAATAACAATACACCTGTAGTCTGTATTCACTTATAAATATTTAACAAACATACTGCGTTTAATCATTGTTATCTTTGAATGCaatgatttttcaaatatatatagtgCTATACTCATCATGAATAGCAACCACTGGTCCGCACTCACAATGAGCCTTGGAAAGAGACCTAGAGTGGTTTACGACGAAGTTAGTTCGTCCGGATGCTATGGCCCAACGTTGAAGAAAGGCAATATCGGTTCTAGAAGTGACTGCGATGGGCAGGATGATAGGAAGGGAAACGTTTACGACGTAAGGATATTGATGTTAAATGCAAGAATCTTAGCTAAAACGAAAAATACTGCTGAGCAGCCTGTTGATAGTGTATGACGAAGTGGATTGAAAAAAGAGGATTGTTTCATATTTTAATTGCACGATACCTTCGGTATCGTGCATTTGTTTTgattgatgatgacgatgtTGTTATGGATGAGGGAGCCCTCAACTTATGCTCTTGATGGGGCCTTAATACTTTGTGCCCGGGTAACGTTATCGACTCAGCTCACCTCATCATTTGGGTTTGGGTTTCCCCCCGAAAAACTAGAGATTCCCCCCAAAACCACAATCATACGTCCGTTTCTAGGCCAAGACCCCTATTTATTGCTCCAACTTTTTTCGGTAGCACATATTGCTCCAGTCCCTTCAGGCATTTCTGAAGATGTTACACAGATTGAAAATCAGAAATTCCAAAGTTCCAAGTTTTACCAATGATGTAAATTATATGGTTTTAGATTTGAACTTTCACTGaaattgttattgttttgtGAGAAGGACAGTTTTTAAACAGTTATATTTGGTTTATTGGATAAGCTTTTGAGGGTCAGGAAGTAGATTTTAATAAGACGTAAACACATTTGTGAGAGCGGTGTCAGTCTCGTACCattcttttgatctttttgGTTTGATAGGCTTAAATATTTGAGGGGTTTTCACATCACTCACGTTAAAAGGAAATAGGAGAAGCAACAAGAGAAGAGATGACGACTTATCATAGGCTCGTGAAGGGGGCGACCAAGATCAAGATGGCTCCTCCGAAAACGAAGTATACGGATCCTATATTGTTAGGAACTACAAACGAACGTGATTTTGGAGAGATTGTGAATGCCTTAGAGGAACGTATTAATGATTCTGCGTGGACCGTGGTTTTCAAGTCACTAGCTGTAGCACATCTAATGATTCGTGATGGTGATAAGGACATAGCGTTGAagtatttttcaagaaatttgGATTTTTTCGAGCTACGTGGCCTGGCGCGTTCGTACCCTGCAAGATCTGGTGATGTACAAGCGTTAGATAGATACAGGCTGTATTTGAAAGTGAGAAGCGAGGAATACGGGAAAGTTCGGAAGGATTACGTGCGCAACAGTAATACgaatttaaagaaattcgACGATAATCGTTCGTCGGAATGTTTGGAACATGTGGAATCCTTGGAGTTGCAGATTGGTGCTTTGATCAAGAATAGGTACTCGCAATGCGATTTAAACAACGATTTAATTATGTTCGCATTCAAGATGCTTGTACAGGACTTGTTAGCCTTGTACAATGCGTTGAATGAAGGTATCATCACTCTATTGGAATCTTTCTTCGAATTAACTCGTTCCAATGCTGAACGTACGCTTAAATTATACAAGAGGTTTGTTCAATTGACCGAAAATGTGGTACGTTATCTAAAATCAGCTAAGGCCGTTGGATTGAAGATTCCAGTCATTAAACATATTACCACtaaattgatcaatttgttAGAAGATCATTTACGTGAAGATACTGAAAATAAAGGTAACACTTTCTCGAAGGATGATCAAACCCAGGTACAAAGTGAATTGGAACGCATTAGACATCAAAGAATTGCTTTGGAGAACCAATTGAAGCACCAATCGGTACAGCAAATACAACAGACACAGACTGGTTACAATCCATTTGCCACTAGTCCAATGTCTATGGCATCACCTCAATTCGACACACGCCCAGCGCAAGTGGCTAATACAAGCAATCCGTTCCAGCAGTATCAACAGGTACAGCCACAGATGACACAACAGATGCCTCAGCAGGTGCCTCAGCAAGTACAACCACAGATGACACAACAGATACCTCAGCAAGTGCCTCAACAGATGCAACAGCAAATGCCACAACAAGTTGCCCAACAAACTGGTTATAATCCGTTCCTGCAAGATTTACAGATGCAACAGCGGGCTCCTCAACAAACTGGCCAACAGCAGATGCCCCAGCAAATGCAACAACAAATGCAACAACAAATGCAACAACAAATGCCCCAGCAAATGGCACCTCCGTTACAAAATACAGTCACTGGGATTCAACCCTTACAAACCGGTATGATGCCATTGAACAACGCAGCCACTGCACCAATCATTCCATCCAAAACAGGTCCAAATAATCCGTTCTCCCTAGAAAACGTGAATCGCCAACAACTCCAAAGACAACAAACAAACCCATTCAGCGTGCAAAACTACTCTCAAGTTTCAAATAACCCATTTTCCACCGCCCCTGAATCGTCCCCACTGATAGTCCCTCCGAACAGAGCAACTACAGGTAATAATACATTCGGAGGTTTAGAACTGTTGCCTACAGTGCCTGTATTCCCACAAACTCAAATTCAACAAGGCTTTCAAGCAGTAGCCAACCAAAGATCACAAAATGAACCCAATTTGATTGATATATAGATAGACTAAATATCCACCTAACTACCATTTCAACTACTTCCCACCAATTCGGAAGTGAAACGAAAATGAATCAAAGTAATGTACTTACAAATCATGTTGATGTCGTTATAGCCTTGTACATTTTTGACATCTTTATAATTAGAGATACCTCTGCCTAGCTAATGTTTCATCACGTGGTCATAAAAGGAAAGCTGGGCATGGAACGGGCCTGGGAGATAATTGGAACGGTCGGCGGTTACGATTGATACGAACAAATGGAGTCATTCTAAACACCGGTTGTCGTTCCCACGTGACCCCGTATATACCCATGAATGCattctatatatatatgccTCAGATACCGGAACAACTTTGGGATCTCGTAATCTTCCGTGTATCCCACATGTGTTACCCGCACGTCAGTTAGCAACTTCCACTAAAATCAAACATATTCCCCTTTCGAAAATCGTGCTgattccattttttttttaggAAGCTGGTACCAACCATGCCATAAAAAGGGAGAATCCCATTAGTGGAAGCTCTAGGCTCATCACGTTCTTTGTTTCTGCATGCCCATTATCGCAGCAACACTCACACAACCCTTCCAACATGGCATAATTCATATAATATCAAAAGATTATATTCAAATGTGAAGGAATACATAAATacaattgaattatttTCTAGGTAAGTAATCTTTTCTTGCATTGGTTTTAAGAAATGTTTTGATCTCTTGTTCTCAGAAACGTCAAACTGATAATTAAAGctacatatatatacacacaCTTGTATTAGTGATCTGATCAAGTgagctttttttttcattggGACAATCGACAATTTGTTAGGGTCTTAATTAAAAAGCCTGTGTTTTA harbors:
- the MPC3 gene encoding mitochondrial pyruvate carrier (similar to uniprot|P53311 Saccharomyces cerevisiae YGR243W FMP43), with protein sequence MSSAAGNAFRRFMNSETGPKTVHFWAPTLKWGLVFAGFSDTKRPVDKLSGTQNLSLLATALIWTRWSFVIKPKNYLLASVNFFLGCTAGYQIGRIIKYRIEEGDSASQIVKYIINGAEKPVVEKIVDKATPSAATQ
- a CDS encoding uncharacterized protein (no similarity) encodes the protein MNSNHWSALTMSLGKRPRVVYDEVSSSGCYGPTLKKGNIGSRSDCDGQDDRKGNVYDVRILMLNARILAKTKNTAEQPVDSV
- the YAP1802 gene encoding Yap1802p (similar to uniprot|P53309 Saccharomyces cerevisiae YGR241C YAP1802 Yeast Assembly Polypeptide, member of AP180 protein family, binds Pan1p and clathrin; member of clathrin assembly polypeptide AP180 family) is translated as MTTYHRLVKGATKIKMAPPKTKYTDPILLGTTNERDFGEIVNALEERINDSAWTVVFKSLAVAHLMIRDGDKDIALKYFSRNLDFFELRGLARSYPARSGDVQALDRYRLYLKVRSEEYGKVRKDYVRNSNTNLKKFDDNRSSECLEHVESLELQIGALIKNRYSQCDLNNDLIMFAFKMLVQDLLALYNALNEGIITLLESFFELTRSNAERTLKLYKRFVQLTENVVRYLKSAKAVGLKIPVIKHITTKLINLLEDHLREDTENKGNTFSKDDQTQVQSELERIRHQRIALENQLKHQSVQQIQQTQTGYNPFATSPMSMASPQFDTRPAQVANTSNPFQQYQQVQPQMTQQMPQQVPQQVQPQMTQQIPQQVPQQMQQQMPQQVAQQTGYNPFLQDLQMQQRAPQQTGQQQMPQQMQQQMQQQMQQQMPQQMAPPLQNTVTGIQPLQTGMMPLNNAATAPIIPSKTGPNNPFSLENVNRQQLQRQQTNPFSVQNYSQVSNNPFSTAPESSPLIVPPNRATTGNNTFGGLELLPTVPVFPQTQIQQGFQAVANQRSQNEPNLIDI